CATCGGGTCGATCAGCGATGAGGCACAGCGCCTGGTCGACACCACCTACGACGCGCTCTGGAAAGGCATCGAACAGGTACGCCCAGGGGCTACGCTGGGCGATATCGGCCATGCCATCCAGACCCATGCCGAAGCGGCGGGCTACAGCGTCGTACGTGAGTACTGCGGGCATGGCATTGGCCAGCAGATGCATGAAGGGCCCGAGGTGCTGCACATCGGCCAGCGCGGGATGGGCCTGAAGTTGAAGCCGGGGATGGTGTTTACCATCGAACCGATGATCAACCAGGGCGGACGCGGGACGCGCACGCTGAAGGATGGCTGGACAGTGATTACCCGCGACCACAGCTTGTCGGCGCAGTGGGAGCATACCGTGGCGGTGACCGAGGATGGGGTTGAAGTGCTGACTTTGCGGGAAGAAGAGCTTTGCTGCTGAAATTGCCGGGGCACTTTGCGGCCCCAGGATTTCATGAGCGATGAAATCTCTCAGGATGCAGAAACAAAAAAAGCGACCCTAAGGTCGCTTTCTCTGTTACTTCCGGGTGTTCAGTAGGCCCTGGAAGTTG
Above is a genomic segment from Pseudomonas oryzicola containing:
- the map gene encoding type I methionyl aminopeptidase codes for the protein MSHCPPPMSQVIIKTPAQLDLMRRAGRLLAQVFADLDSFIRPGVTTMQINDRAEAFIVGTLKARPASKGQYGFPYSLNTSVDHVVCHGMPKVDEVLKEGSIINVDITLEQGGYIADSSKMYSIGSISDEAQRLVDTTYDALWKGIEQVRPGATLGDIGHAIQTHAEAAGYSVVREYCGHGIGQQMHEGPEVLHIGQRGMGLKLKPGMVFTIEPMINQGGRGTRTLKDGWTVITRDHSLSAQWEHTVAVTEDGVEVLTLREEELCC